From the Moorena sp. SIOASIH genome, the window TTTACCTTCAGTAAAAATAGGAGAAGGTGCGGTAATTGGTGCAGGGTCAGTAGTCACTAAAGATGTGGAACCCTACACCGTTGTGGCAGGTAATCCCGCTAGATTTATTAAGAAGCGAAATCCCGAGTTAGACTATCAATTACATTACCACCCATGGCTCCTGTAAAAAAGACTAAAAAACCTTTCGGCTATGGCATTATTTTATTTCCTTGGCTCGGACTTATTTTAGTTTCACCAATTTTAGGGACTTTAGCAATTAACAAATATCCACGCAATGCCATCCTAGAAACATGGTCACATTGGCTATCTGAACAACGCAATGCTACTGCTGTATTTTGTGGTGACTCACTAGCAGCTGGAGGTGGACATTGGGGACCTAGAGTTGGTCTTGGGTATTTTACCACTCGGAATCTGGCTGGGAATGGATACACCATTCGACAAACTATTTCACAAGTTAAAAAAGCAAATATATACCAACCCAAATGGATTATTGTTGCAGCAGGTACAAATGATGCATTTTCTATACTCGATGAACGTCAAACTATTGAAGATTCAATATTAGATTTTAGCAAACTAATCAATTCAACTCAATCTTCTCTAATTTTGACTCTTCCACCTCCCACAAGAAGACCTGAAGTCAACGATATTCTTATGAAGCTGCGTAAAGAAATGATTCGTGTTGCTCAATCATCTAATCTTCAAATTATTGATTCTTGGTCAGAATTTATTGATGATGAAGGTTTACTTAAAAAAGAAATGACAACAGATGGTGTGCATCTAACTGATAAAGCCTACGAAATTTGGTCACAAAAAATTCAGATTCAGATGCTCTAGAAAGATTTAGTTTGCTATATAACAATTAACATGGAATTATCATATTTAGACTTCTGCCCAAGTCTCAAGAACATTATCGCAACGGGGAAAAGTATTGATGAAAATAACAACACTATCCCTGTGTCAGGTTTATCAAGTATTAACAATATCAAGGTACTGCGAGAAATTATTCTCGCTAAACGTCCCCAGAAAACCCTAGAAATCGGCTTAGCTTATGGAGGAAGTGCACTAGCTATTCTTTCAAGCCTTCAAGAAATTCACAAAGATAACAACTTTCTGCATACAGCCATAGACCCTTTTCAGAAAAAATCTTGGAAAAATAGTGCCTTGGCTGTGTTAGAAGCGGAAAATCTAAGTCAACGATTTAGGTTTATTGAAGATTTTTCTTATTTAAGCTTGCCTCAACTAGTAAAATCACAAGAAAAATTTGATCTTATTTATGTTGACGGTTCCCATTTGTTTGAAGACGTATTTATAGATTTTTATTATTCCACACTTTTACTCAAAAAAGACGGAATTATTATGTTTGATGATTGCACTGATAGCCATGTACATAAGCTGATTAGGTTTATCAAAACTAACTATTCTGATTTACTAGCTAGCTTTTCTTTAGAGAAATATACTCAGAAAAGTTTTTTGAAGAAAATAGTGAATAGATTGGGATACAGACAAATGGAGGCTTTTAAACTGATTGGGACTCCTCCAAGAGGTGCTGAAGCGTGGAATTCAAAATTGAAATCATTCTAGTCTAATTATCAATAAATTATCACAATAAACTTTGCAGGTATAAATCTTTTTATCTCAATATATTTGTGTTTAAACAATCTCATCAGTGGATTTGCCTTCAAGTTGGAGCAA encodes:
- a CDS encoding GDSL-type esterase/lipase family protein, encoding MAPVKKTKKPFGYGIILFPWLGLILVSPILGTLAINKYPRNAILETWSHWLSEQRNATAVFCGDSLAAGGGHWGPRVGLGYFTTRNLAGNGYTIRQTISQVKKANIYQPKWIIVAAGTNDAFSILDERQTIEDSILDFSKLINSTQSSLILTLPPPTRRPEVNDILMKLRKEMIRVAQSSNLQIIDSWSEFIDDEGLLKKEMTTDGVHLTDKAYEIWSQKIQIQML
- a CDS encoding class I SAM-dependent methyltransferase; its protein translation is MELSYLDFCPSLKNIIATGKSIDENNNTIPVSGLSSINNIKVLREIILAKRPQKTLEIGLAYGGSALAILSSLQEIHKDNNFLHTAIDPFQKKSWKNSALAVLEAENLSQRFRFIEDFSYLSLPQLVKSQEKFDLIYVDGSHLFEDVFIDFYYSTLLLKKDGIIMFDDCTDSHVHKLIRFIKTNYSDLLASFSLEKYTQKSFLKKIVNRLGYRQMEAFKLIGTPPRGAEAWNSKLKSF